One window from the genome of Jeotgalibaca sp. MA1X17-3 encodes:
- a CDS encoding ROK family protein has protein sequence MGNILAFDFGGTHVKSGLVNTQGHIFEKHLIKTPDSLENLLSYIKKRVMKYMDYDIIGIAISAPGAVSDKGYISGASAIPYIHGPNIKKAIEQATSIRTEIENDANSAALAEIWQGAAKGKRDVATVVIGTGIGGALIKEGTIHIGNTLHGGEFGYMILNPCNLGSHMNTFSELASTYSIIKRVATIKELEPSLLTGEMIFDSAEKGDEICKQAISEFFRMLAIGVYNIQYMYDPELILIGGGISQRDDLIPQLRKEINDILEIVEVATIVPKIERCTFQSDANLIGSVYHFLQKNN, from the coding sequence ATGGGAAATATTCTAGCTTTTGATTTTGGAGGGACTCATGTAAAAAGTGGTCTAGTGAATACACAAGGGCATATCTTTGAAAAACATCTTATCAAGACTCCAGATTCATTAGAAAATTTATTGAGCTATATTAAAAAACGAGTTATGAAATATATGGATTATGATATCATAGGTATTGCGATTAGTGCACCAGGAGCAGTTTCAGATAAAGGGTATATTTCCGGAGCAAGTGCAATCCCGTATATACATGGTCCTAATATAAAAAAAGCTATAGAACAAGCAACAAGTATTAGAACAGAAATAGAAAATGATGCAAATTCTGCAGCACTAGCAGAAATATGGCAAGGTGCTGCTAAAGGGAAAAGAGATGTAGCTACCGTCGTTATTGGGACGGGTATAGGTGGTGCATTGATTAAAGAAGGTACGATTCATATAGGGAATACACTTCATGGTGGAGAGTTTGGATACATGATTCTTAATCCTTGTAATCTAGGTAGTCATATGAATACATTTAGCGAGCTTGCTTCAACTTATTCTATTATAAAGCGAGTTGCTACTATAAAAGAGTTAGAACCATCACTACTTACAGGAGAAATGATTTTTGATTCTGCTGAAAAAGGGGATGAGATTTGTAAACAGGCTATATCTGAATTTTTTAGAATGCTTGCTATTGGAGTTTACAATATTCAGTATATGTATGATCCTGAGCTAATCTTAATTGGTGGAGGGATTAGTCAACGAGATGATTTAATTCCACAGTTAAGAAAAGAAATAAATGATATCCTTGAAATAGTGGAAGTAGCAACAATTGTACCAAAGATTGAAAGATGTACGTTTCAATCAGATGCAAATTTGATAGGTTCTGTTTATCATTTTTTACAAAAAAATAATTAG
- a CDS encoding aldehyde dehydrogenase encodes MEITQIVSEHKDYFNQNQTKSYEFRVEQLEKLYQAIQTYSPQIIDALYQDLHKSEVESYSSEIGYVLGNIRETKKKLKKWMKPQKAKNPIFLFGSKSYILSEPYGVMLIIGPFNYPFQLVIEPLIGAIAAGNTVIIKPSELTPTVSRVVKKMVEDTFESNYIKVVEGAVEVTTELLAQPMDYIFFTGSPRIGKVVMKAAAENLTPVTLELGGKSPAIVTKQSDLNQTAKTIVWGKYLNAGQTCVAPDYVLVDENVKDEFLSLLIHHIKEFYGEKPQDSPDYGRMATKNYASRMNSLLKKTTGTLALGGEVEEETKYVAPTIVDQVKWDDALMSEEIFGPLLPILTYESDLFTEQVIEPIKSREKPLALYLFTEEEQIKEKVLSELSFGGGVVNDTILHLTNSSLPFGGVGQSGIGNYHGKDSFIQFTHQKSIVEKSKWIKLDMLYPPYTTKSLNLIKKFMK; translated from the coding sequence ATGGAAATCACACAAATCGTTTCAGAACATAAAGATTATTTTAATCAAAACCAAACGAAATCATATGAATTTAGAGTAGAACAGTTAGAAAAATTATATCAAGCCATTCAAACATATTCACCTCAAATTATAGATGCTTTGTACCAAGATTTGCATAAAAGTGAAGTAGAGTCTTATTCTTCAGAAATTGGTTACGTTTTAGGTAATATACGAGAAACAAAGAAGAAACTAAAAAAATGGATGAAACCTCAAAAAGCAAAGAATCCTATTTTTTTATTTGGTTCGAAGAGTTATATTTTATCTGAGCCATACGGGGTAATGTTGATTATTGGGCCTTTTAATTATCCGTTCCAATTAGTAATTGAACCATTAATAGGTGCGATTGCTGCGGGGAATACAGTAATCATCAAACCTTCTGAATTAACTCCAACGGTATCAAGAGTGGTTAAAAAAATGGTAGAGGACACCTTCGAAAGCAACTACATAAAAGTAGTGGAAGGGGCAGTTGAGGTAACGACCGAGTTGTTAGCACAACCAATGGATTATATTTTCTTTACGGGAAGTCCTCGTATAGGAAAAGTAGTGATGAAAGCTGCGGCAGAAAACTTAACACCGGTTACCTTGGAATTAGGTGGAAAAAGTCCAGCGATTGTTACAAAGCAATCTGACTTAAATCAAACAGCAAAAACAATTGTCTGGGGAAAGTATTTAAATGCCGGTCAAACCTGTGTAGCACCTGATTATGTATTAGTGGATGAAAATGTAAAAGATGAGTTTCTTTCACTTTTAATTCACCATATCAAAGAGTTTTATGGAGAAAAGCCCCAAGATAGTCCTGATTACGGACGGATGGCAACTAAAAACTACGCAAGTCGAATGAACTCTTTACTGAAAAAAACAACAGGGACTCTTGCACTTGGTGGAGAAGTAGAAGAAGAAACGAAGTATGTAGCTCCAACGATTGTCGATCAAGTTAAGTGGGATGACGCACTGATGTCTGAAGAAATATTTGGTCCACTGTTACCTATTTTAACGTATGAATCTGATCTATTTACTGAGCAAGTAATCGAACCGATTAAGTCTAGAGAAAAACCTCTAGCTTTGTATTTGTTTACAGAAGAAGAACAAATAAAGGAAAAAGTACTGTCCGAACTTTCTTTTGGTGGTGGGGTGGTAAATGATACAATTCTTCATTTGACTAATTCCAGTCTGCCATTTGGAGGGGTAGGTCAATCAGGGATAGGGAATTATCACGGAAAAGATAGTTTTATCCAATTTACTCATCAAAAATCAATCGTTGAAAAAAGTAAATGGATTAAATTAGATATGCTCTATCCTCCTTATACAACTAAAAGCTTGAATTTGATTAAGAAATTTATGAAGTAA
- a CDS encoding DUF5412 domain-containing protein, whose protein sequence is MKKKIILSLLVIVGLLSYGFYWAFFDMNRLPEGELIADVSSPKETYTIKAYLTNGGATTSYAIRGELHFNDSNKKAKNIYWNNREEEVEIEWMDDDTVRINGIELEVEDEKFDFRRE, encoded by the coding sequence ATGAAGAAGAAAATTATATTATCACTTCTAGTAATAGTAGGACTTTTATCATATGGATTCTACTGGGCATTTTTTGATATGAACCGACTGCCAGAAGGTGAATTAATAGCTGATGTTTCATCACCAAAAGAGACTTATACAATAAAGGCTTATCTTACAAATGGCGGAGCGACAACCTCGTATGCAATTAGAGGAGAGCTACATTTTAATGATTCTAATAAAAAAGCTAAAAATATTTATTGGAATAATCGAGAAGAAGAAGTAGAAATTGAATGGATGGATGATGATACCGTTCGAATTAATGGAATCGAATTAGAAGTAGAAGATGAAAAATTTGATTTCAGAAGAGAGTGA
- a CDS encoding deoxynucleoside kinase: MSVIVMAGMIGAGKSSYTEMISRRLGTEAFYESVEYNPVLDKFYENPKQWAFSLQIFFLNARFKSIKDALSDDNNVLDRSIYEDELFTRINHLQGNISSIEMDIYNDLLANMMEELKGTPKKSPDLLVYLHGSFEKILAHIEKRGRDFEKVEVGDDRYNYFKLLWTEYQNWYESYDHSPKIAISIDEFDIVEFPEQEDVVMNIIEKALEDIRIPLHV; this comes from the coding sequence ATGAGCGTGATTGTAATGGCTGGAATGATTGGGGCTGGAAAAAGCTCTTATACAGAAATGATTTCAAGACGATTAGGAACAGAGGCATTCTATGAAAGTGTGGAGTACAATCCAGTACTAGATAAATTTTATGAGAATCCAAAGCAATGGGCCTTTAGTTTGCAAATATTTTTCCTGAACGCTCGATTCAAAAGTATAAAAGATGCACTGAGTGATGACAATAATGTATTGGATCGTTCTATTTATGAAGACGAGTTATTTACACGTATTAATCACTTGCAAGGAAATATTTCAAGCATAGAAATGGATATTTATAATGATCTCTTAGCGAATATGATGGAAGAATTGAAAGGAACTCCGAAGAAGAGTCCAGATTTATTAGTTTACCTTCATGGATCTTTTGAAAAAATCTTAGCTCATATTGAAAAAAGAGGAAGAGATTTTGAAAAAGTAGAAGTAGGAGATGATCGTTATAACTACTTCAAGTTGTTATGGACAGAGTACCAAAATTGGTATGAATCGTATGATCACTCACCAAAAATTGCCATTTCTATCGATGAATTTGATATTGTAGAATTTCCAGAACAAGAAGATGTGGTTATGAATATAATTGAAAAAGCATTAGAAGATATTCGAATCCCTCTACATGTATAA
- a CDS encoding glycerol dehydrogenase: protein MEKVFVSPSRYVQGKGVLKSGVPYIKKLGKTALLLCDDVVWDIAGETFQGYMQEESMNVTRVPFNGEASTAEIDRVSEIGTNQTVDVVIGLGGGKTIDAAKAISDQLEIPVVIVPTIASTDAPTSALSVIYTEEGAFEKYLFYKSNPELVLVDTEVISKAPPRLLASGIADAMATWVEGSAVIKKNGNTMAGGKSTLAAEAIAKKCEETLFTYAFQAMEACRAKVVTPALEAVVEANTLLSGIGFESCGLAAAHAIHNGFTALDGDIHSLTHGEKVAYGTLTQLFLENRPKEVLDQYIHFYQALDLPTTLKEMKLENASYEDLLKVGQLATQKGETIHDMPFVVTADDVASALIATDSYVRSLEK, encoded by the coding sequence ATGGAAAAAGTGTTTGTAAGTCCGTCTAGATATGTGCAAGGGAAAGGTGTTCTCAAATCAGGAGTACCCTATATTAAAAAATTAGGGAAGACTGCATTGTTACTATGTGATGATGTTGTTTGGGACATTGCTGGTGAAACGTTTCAAGGATATATGCAAGAAGAGTCGATGAATGTAACGCGAGTGCCATTTAATGGGGAAGCATCAACAGCAGAGATTGATCGTGTGAGTGAAATTGGAACAAATCAAACAGTTGATGTTGTGATTGGACTTGGTGGCGGAAAAACGATTGATGCTGCCAAAGCTATTAGTGATCAGTTAGAGATTCCAGTTGTAATCGTTCCAACTATTGCTTCTACTGATGCACCTACATCTGCACTTTCTGTTATTTATACAGAAGAGGGAGCCTTCGAGAAGTATCTATTCTACAAATCAAATCCAGAATTAGTATTAGTGGATACGGAAGTAATTAGTAAAGCACCTCCGCGTTTATTAGCTTCAGGGATTGCTGATGCGATGGCTACTTGGGTAGAGGGTAGTGCGGTTATTAAGAAAAATGGAAATACAATGGCTGGAGGAAAATCAACATTAGCTGCAGAAGCAATTGCAAAAAAATGTGAGGAAACCCTCTTCACGTATGCATTTCAAGCAATGGAGGCTTGCCGAGCTAAGGTTGTAACCCCTGCTTTAGAAGCAGTCGTAGAAGCGAATACGTTGTTAAGTGGAATTGGTTTTGAGAGTTGTGGGTTAGCTGCAGCACATGCTATTCATAATGGGTTTACAGCTTTAGATGGGGATATTCATTCTTTAACTCATGGTGAAAAAGTAGCCTATGGAACCTTAACCCAGTTATTTTTAGAAAACAGACCAAAAGAAGTCTTGGACCAATACATTCATTTCTATCAAGCATTAGATTTACCAACGACCTTAAAAGAAATGAAGCTAGAAAATGCCAGTTATGAAGATTTATTAAAAGTAGGACAGTTAGCAACTCAAAAAGGTGAAACAATCCATGATATGCCATTTGTAGTGACGGCTGATGATGTTGCAAGTGCATTGATTGCTACCGATAGTTATGTGCGTTCATTAGAAAAATAA
- a CDS encoding FAD-dependent oxidoreductase, with the protein MKVIVIGSSHAGYEAVQTVLKEQPEAEIHLYEKGTTVSFLSCGIQSYLEGVSNSLDELHYANEKSYTEQGMHVHTNSEVIDIDPKGKSITVKTSEGESTATYDKLILTPGAVPFELPVEGTNLEQVFYLRGREWADQVKKRMNTAKKAVVIGAGYIGIEVMESFVKAGIETTIIDNLDHILPTYLDEEFTSILEKDLKERNVQVQTGEMVKEIVGENGAVTKVITNKGEYEADTVMIAAGITPATKWLKDIVKLDSKGMIEVDEYMQTSEADIFAAGDATTILLNPTQTKVTIPLASNARRQGIVAARNIVKPTMKMMGVQGTSGLSLFDYHFATTGVKAIDVDQCKNEILSSYVEEKIRPDFMHEEDNTVKMKIYYEKDSHIIKGAQLMSKKDVIASINTMAVVIEAEWTLEHLARADFFFQPEYNRPWNYLNVLAMQALDETYGSDQMLF; encoded by the coding sequence ATGAAAGTTATCGTTATTGGTTCATCTCATGCAGGCTATGAAGCTGTTCAAACTGTGTTAAAAGAACAACCAGAGGCAGAAATCCATCTTTATGAAAAGGGTACGACTGTTTCGTTCCTGTCTTGCGGGATTCAATCCTATCTAGAAGGTGTTTCAAACTCATTGGATGAATTACATTATGCCAATGAAAAATCCTATACAGAACAAGGAATGCATGTTCACACGAATAGTGAAGTAATAGATATCGATCCAAAAGGAAAATCCATCACAGTAAAAACATCAGAAGGTGAATCTACAGCAACCTACGATAAATTAATTCTTACTCCAGGAGCAGTTCCATTTGAGTTACCTGTAGAAGGAACGAATTTGGAGCAGGTCTTTTACTTACGCGGTCGTGAGTGGGCAGATCAAGTAAAAAAACGAATGAACACAGCGAAAAAGGCTGTTGTAATTGGTGCAGGCTATATCGGAATTGAAGTAATGGAATCCTTTGTAAAAGCAGGAATTGAAACAACCATTATTGACAATTTAGATCATATTTTACCTACCTACTTAGATGAAGAATTTACGAGTATCTTAGAAAAAGATCTTAAAGAAAGAAATGTACAAGTTCAAACAGGTGAAATGGTAAAAGAAATTGTTGGAGAAAATGGTGCGGTAACAAAAGTTATTACAAATAAAGGTGAATACGAAGCAGATACGGTTATGATTGCTGCAGGAATTACACCAGCAACTAAATGGCTGAAAGATATTGTTAAACTAGACTCCAAAGGCATGATTGAAGTAGATGAGTACATGCAAACTTCTGAAGCAGATATCTTTGCTGCTGGAGATGCTACAACTATTCTATTAAACCCAACACAAACGAAAGTGACCATTCCATTGGCTTCAAACGCACGTCGTCAAGGAATTGTAGCTGCTAGAAACATTGTAAAACCTACTATGAAAATGATGGGTGTTCAAGGAACATCTGGATTGTCTCTTTTCGATTATCATTTTGCTACAACAGGGGTTAAAGCAATTGATGTAGATCAATGTAAAAACGAAATTCTTTCTAGTTATGTAGAAGAAAAAATTCGTCCAGACTTCATGCACGAAGAAGATAATACAGTGAAAATGAAAATCTATTATGAAAAAGATTCCCATATTATAAAAGGCGCACAATTGATGTCTAAAAAAGATGTGATTGCTTCTATTAATACGATGGCAGTTGTGATCGAAGCAGAGTGGACACTCGAACATTTAGCTCGTGCCGACTTCTTCTTCCAACCAGAATATAACCGCCCTTGGAATTATTTAAATGTTCTTGCGATGCAAGCTTTAGATGAGACTTACGGCAGTGACCAAATGTTATTTTAA
- a CDS encoding MFS transporter: protein MRKTKKSLIIFHIITILQGVSNNLAHPVTPAFINNLKLRDSMFGTAYASMALGIFLFSLFWGELSSRIKKSTILLITLLGYSFAQYLFMSSTTELSVITSRFLAGIFSGGFQVSQLNYLVSQSKAEDRGYQLTLSSIFITAAATMGYFVGGFVGDVSIFLAFQIQIVMCVIVGLSYFFFLNRTETIEVRQAFEIKKLNPFKSLVNVKGLLVPAIIMLMVSVFMSYLAITSFDQTFNYYVRDVFNFPPSYNGVLKMGTGLVGIIANFTISMYLIKKPT, encoded by the coding sequence ATGAGGAAAACAAAGAAGTCTCTCATTATTTTTCACATCATTACTATTTTACAAGGGGTTTCTAATAATTTGGCTCATCCAGTAACACCCGCTTTTATAAATAATTTAAAATTGAGAGATTCGATGTTCGGTACTGCATATGCAAGTATGGCGTTAGGTATCTTTTTATTTTCATTATTTTGGGGAGAACTGTCATCACGAATTAAGAAGTCGACCATTCTATTAATCACATTACTTGGTTATTCTTTCGCACAATATTTATTCATGAGCTCTACTACAGAATTATCCGTAATCACTTCTCGATTTTTAGCAGGTATTTTCTCAGGTGGTTTCCAAGTTTCCCAACTCAACTATTTAGTGAGTCAAAGCAAAGCAGAAGATAGGGGATACCAATTAACCTTGAGCAGCATCTTTATAACTGCCGCAGCTACAATGGGTTATTTTGTTGGAGGATTTGTAGGTGACGTTTCTATTTTTCTAGCTTTTCAAATTCAAATTGTGATGTGTGTAATCGTAGGATTATCCTATTTCTTCTTTCTTAACAGAACAGAAACCATCGAAGTAAGGCAGGCATTTGAAATCAAAAAATTAAATCCATTTAAATCACTTGTAAACGTGAAAGGATTACTAGTGCCCGCAATTATTATGTTGATGGTTTCGGTTTTCATGTCTTATCTAGCGATCACTTCATTTGATCAAACCTTTAATTATTATGTTCGGGATGTATTCAACTTTCCCCCTTCTTATAATGGTGTTTTAAAAATGGGAACAGGACTAGTTGGAATCATTGCGAATTTTACAATTAGCATGTATTTGATAAAAAAACCAACGTAA
- a CDS encoding MFS transporter, whose amino-acid sequence MALSGLIVVLVDQLWVFIVFAFIFLAIDSMSKPLQQTIVSGMSSDYHESHILMGLYNTMKSLGLIIGALIAGFLYEWIKIGPFILAIVAISMAALFMSLVYKKTKTEEQPIR is encoded by the coding sequence ATGGCTTTATCAGGTTTGATTGTCGTTTTAGTTGATCAACTATGGGTATTTATCGTATTTGCATTTATATTCCTTGCAATTGATTCTATGAGTAAGCCACTGCAACAAACAATCGTATCAGGAATGTCTTCTGATTATCATGAATCTCATATTTTGATGGGATTATATAATACAATGAAATCTTTAGGTTTAATTATAGGTGCTTTAATAGCTGGATTTCTTTATGAATGGATCAAAATTGGACCATTTATACTAGCCATTGTAGCTATTTCCATGGCAGCATTGTTTATGTCTCTTGTATATAAAAAGACAAAAACAGAAGAACAGCCAATTAGATAA
- a CDS encoding N-acetyltransferase translates to MKTFKKVDLRILQKTIDDIFKEQDMEVFEKELEKKEEKISIGAYDGENLIGGIVAVKAFQRIHIELLAISNEYRGQNIGSKLLSEVENIARELDIINLTLTTRSYQAEDFYKKNGFTKYGTLEDMPVRGINTYYFNKRLIA, encoded by the coding sequence TTGAAAACGTTTAAAAAGGTTGACCTACGTATTTTACAAAAGACTATAGACGATATCTTTAAAGAACAGGATATGGAAGTCTTTGAAAAAGAACTTGAAAAGAAAGAAGAAAAAATTTCAATAGGTGCTTATGACGGAGAGAATCTGATAGGAGGAATTGTTGCTGTAAAAGCATTTCAACGTATCCATATAGAACTCTTAGCAATTAGCAATGAATACCGAGGTCAAAATATAGGTAGTAAGTTACTATCTGAAGTAGAAAATATAGCTAGAGAGTTAGATATAATCAATCTAACCTTAACGACAAGAAGTTACCAAGCAGAAGATTTTTATAAAAAAAATGGATTTACGAAATATGGTACACTGGAAGATATGCCAGTAAGAGGTATCAACACCTATTATTTCAATAAACGATTAATAGCATAG
- a CDS encoding MepB family protein: MMNDFLKALTYINEKIYEPCQLAVQSVQEEKQNSDYGAGVFQLSSRSVRFRVSKSTPTKIGQFVTFWEKDAHHKNRPFLSNESPELLVITTFESENRWGQFIFPKEIMIKQNILQTNLTKGKMGMRVYPSWDKPTSKQAIRTQKWQVPYFIDLSDSNKISNEEIIRLYFL, from the coding sequence ATGATGAATGACTTTTTAAAGGCATTGACTTACATAAATGAAAAAATTTATGAGCCTTGTCAATTAGCTGTGCAATCAGTTCAAGAAGAAAAGCAGAACTCTGATTATGGTGCGGGGGTATTCCAATTATCTTCACGATCCGTTCGATTTAGAGTTTCCAAAAGTACCCCTACTAAAATAGGACAATTTGTTACTTTTTGGGAGAAAGATGCTCATCATAAAAACCGACCTTTTTTATCTAATGAATCTCCAGAGTTACTAGTTATCACAACTTTTGAAAGTGAAAATAGGTGGGGACAATTTATATTTCCAAAGGAAATTATGATTAAACAAAATATCCTTCAAACGAATCTTACTAAAGGAAAAATGGGAATGAGAGTATACCCAAGTTGGGACAAGCCAACGAGTAAACAAGCAATCCGTACCCAGAAATGGCAAGTTCCTTATTTTATTGATTTAAGTGATTCCAATAAGATATCGAACGAGGAAATTATTCGATTATATTTTCTATGA
- a CDS encoding HAD family hydrolase — protein MKLAIYDFDGTLCDQETIPFLIEFYRKNKYSYKKLGQFYLRMIGLTFKYKLKVDSSLDKEKYRATAANTFMYLFEDKKKEDIIHFFSDSAAELVNYFNPIVVESLKEKRSKDIILWSVQVLIRCFSMK, from the coding sequence ATGAAACTAGCAATCTATGATTTTGATGGAACTTTATGCGATCAAGAAACAATTCCTTTTTTAATTGAATTTTACCGAAAAAATAAATATTCTTATAAGAAATTAGGACAGTTTTATCTACGAATGATTGGATTAACCTTTAAGTACAAATTAAAGGTAGACTCATCGTTAGATAAAGAAAAATACAGAGCTACAGCAGCAAATACATTTATGTATCTATTTGAAGATAAGAAAAAAGAAGACATTATCCATTTTTTTAGTGATAGTGCAGCTGAACTGGTTAACTACTTCAATCCAATTGTTGTAGAAAGTCTCAAAGAAAAAAGGAGCAAGGATATCATATTGTGGTCTGTTCAGGTGCTAATACGTTGCTTCTCAATGAAATAG
- a CDS encoding HAD family hydrolase — protein MLLNEIAKHIEVDEVIGTELSFLEDESYDFDSHMFVTTGKNKPIALLERFKGKEVDWVNSYAYGDSYYDYDFMNLTGNPIAVNPDKGLRDITKEKGWEILGES, from the coding sequence TTGCTTCTCAATGAAATAGCAAAGCATATTGAAGTGGATGAAGTGATTGGAACCGAACTCTCTTTTTTAGAAGATGAATCTTATGATTTTGACTCTCATATGTTTGTTACTACTGGGAAAAATAAACCCATCGCATTATTAGAACGATTCAAAGGTAAAGAAGTAGATTGGGTGAACAGTTACGCCTATGGAGATAGTTATTATGACTATGATTTTATGAATTTAACAGGAAATCCGATTGCTGTAAATCCTGATAAAGGTTTGAGAGATATTACAAAGGAAAAAGGATGGGAAATACTAGGAGAATCGTAA
- a CDS encoding PotD/PotF family extracellular solute-binding protein, with protein MKRLTIFLMTIIIAIIILAGLKGLVSAKMNTGGDENTLIIYNWGDYIDPELLTKFEEETGYYVIYETFDSNEAMETKISQGGTRYDLVFPSESIIPKMIDKNLLLPLDHEKIIGFDQLSDFLLDQEFDEKNQYTIPYFWGTVGIMVNTKEFPLDQIKSWKDLWNPTLNNEILLMDGARESIGMALQSLGMSLNETDADQLQQASKHLANLMPNTKAILTDEIKTLMINGEASIGIGYSGDAAYVASQNPDIEYVLPKDGSAVWTDNFAIPSTMKNEEGAYAFINFMLRSENAKQNAEYVEYATPNEAAKKLLDVEVTTNKALYPDPEDLQNVEHYQYLGLEMMNEYNELFLNIKMGL; from the coding sequence TTGAAACGATTAACGATATTTTTAATGACGATTATAATTGCAATCATTATATTAGCAGGGCTAAAAGGATTAGTATCTGCAAAAATGAATACGGGTGGAGATGAAAACACGTTAATTATTTATAATTGGGGTGATTACATTGATCCCGAGTTACTTACAAAATTTGAAGAAGAAACAGGCTATTATGTTATTTATGAAACGTTTGATTCGAATGAAGCAATGGAAACTAAAATCTCTCAAGGCGGAACACGATATGATCTCGTGTTTCCAAGTGAGTCGATTATTCCTAAAATGATAGATAAAAACTTATTACTTCCTCTCGATCATGAAAAAATCATTGGCTTCGATCAACTATCTGATTTTTTATTAGATCAAGAGTTTGATGAAAAAAATCAATATACGATTCCATATTTTTGGGGTACGGTAGGAATTATGGTTAATACAAAAGAATTTCCTCTGGATCAAATCAAGTCATGGAAAGATTTATGGAATCCAACTCTTAATAACGAAATTTTGTTAATGGATGGAGCTAGAGAATCAATAGGAATGGCTCTACAATCTTTGGGGATGTCCTTAAATGAAACGGATGCCGATCAATTACAGCAAGCATCCAAACATTTAGCGAATTTGATGCCAAATACAAAAGCAATTCTTACAGATGAAATCAAAACATTGATGATTAATGGTGAAGCAAGCATTGGGATTGGTTACTCAGGAGATGCCGCGTACGTAGCGTCTCAAAACCCAGATATCGAATATGTTTTACCAAAAGATGGTAGTGCAGTGTGGACAGATAACTTTGCCATTCCTAGTACGATGAAGAATGAAGAGGGAGCCTATGCTTTTATCAATTTTATGCTGCGTTCTGAGAATGCCAAACAAAATGCCGAATATGTAGAATACGCTACACCGAATGAAGCTGCAAAAAAATTATTAGATGTAGAAGTAACTACAAATAAAGCACTATATCCAGATCCTGAAGACCTTCAGAACGTAGAGCACTACCAATATCTAGGATTAGAAATGATGAACGAATACAATGAGTTATTCTTAAATATTAAAATGGGGTTATAG